CGACCGGCAAAAGGGCGGGTTGGCGCTGAGGAAGTGTTTTTGCGGCGCGGCCGGGTCCAGGTCGCGGTTGGTGAAGTTGGCGCGCCCGCCGCCGGAGATGCGCACCTTTTCGGCGACGCGGTCGAAATGGTCGATCAGCAGCACGCGCAGGCCGTGCTGCCCGGCTTGCGCGGCGCAGAACAGGCCAGCGGCGCCGGCGCCCAGGATGATGGCGTCGTAGGTGGGGGTGGGGGAGGGTGGCACGGGGGGATTGTCGCGGGTTGCGTGGGGTGTGGGGGTTGCTTGGGTTTTGATGGGGTCTAAGGGGCTCTGGCGCTTGTCATGACTGCGCTGGCAGCTATCTTTTTTGATGTTCGCTTGAGTTGCTGAGGGCAGAGGCCGGGTCTCGGCCCGGCGGCCGAAGTCCTTTTCTTTGCTTCGCCAAAGAAAAGGACTCAAAAGAAAGGCGACCCTGCTGGCTGCGACCCCTCCGCTTTGCTACGGGGCAACCTGTGTCGGGGCGCTGGCGGGGTGGGCCGCAGAACTCACTTCGCTGCTGCGCAGCTTCGTTCGGACAACTGCGGCCAGCTAGAGCACGAAGCTCGTGCATCCTTCGGTGCACGAGCCACCCCACCAGCACCCCGCCCCAGGCGCATCCAGAAGGGTGTAGGGAACCATACGGGCCATCGCTTCGCTCGGCCCTCGGTGTTGGGTGCCACAGGATGCGATGCAATTGGTTGGCGAACTCGACGCCACTTGACCCGCCTGAACTCGACCTTACCGAACCTGCCCGATCGCCCCCCCGGCGCTGGCTTCAGTCCCAGAAGGAGACGCGCGGGTGGGGAGAGCCAACATGGGAGGCGGCCCCAGCAGAGGCTATGCGCCCAAACGCGGACCGCACACCCCTGCACCCAGGCCGAGCGCAGCGATGGCCCGAGTTGGGCTTTGATCCCCTCTGGACGTGCCGAGAAGCGCAGGGCGTGGGGCGGGCTGAGGGCAGCGCAGCATGCCCTCAGCTTCGTGCTCTAGCTTGCTGCGGTTGTCTGAACGGCGCTGCGAAGCAGCAAAGTGAGTTCCGCAGCACCGCCCCGCGACCGAGCATCGCAGGTTGCCCGCAGCGAAGCGAAGGGACACGCCCAGTGGGGTCGCCTTTTCTTTGCCTACTTTCTTTTGGCGAAGCAAAAGAAAGCAGGTCGGCCGCCGGGCCGAGACCCGGCCTCTGCCTTCAGCAACCCCAACCAAATATCAAAGAAGATAGCTGCCACCGCAGGGCAAACCAGCGCCAGAACCACTTTTAATCAAGAAAAAGCGCCACCGCACGATCAGGCCGCAACCCGCCTCAGCCCGCCGAAGCGCTACCTTCCCGCAAAGCCGCCCTCACACCCCGCACCACATCCCCCACCACCACCACCGCCGGGCTGCCCAGCCCGTGTTCGTGCAGCGCATGCACCAACGCGCCCAGCGTCGTCAGGCACTGGCGCTGTGTGGGCAGGCTGGCGCGTTCGATCACGGCGACGGGGGTGCTGGCGGGCAGGCCGTGCAGCAGGCCGTGCTGGATGTGCTCGGCGTTGCGGATGCCCATGTAGATCACCAGCGTCAGGTGCAGCGCCTGCGCTGCGGCGGCCAGCTGCGGCCAGTCGATGCCGGGGCCGTTCTTTTGCGGGTGGCCGGTGACGAACACCACACCCTGCGCGTACTCGCGGTGCGTCAGCGGTGCGCCCAGGCTGGTCATGGCCGCCAGGCCAGCGGTGATGCCGTTGACCACTTCCGGCTCGATGCCCGCCGCGCGCAGGCTTTCCACCTCTTCGCCGCCGCGGCCAAAAATGAAGGGGTCGCCGCCCTTGAGGCGCACCACGCTTTCACCGGCGAGCGCGGCGTCGATCATCAGCCGCTCGATGGCGGGCTGCGGGGTGCTGCGGCAGCCGCCACGCTTGCCCACGTAGGTGATGCGGGCGCTGGGGGGCACCAGGGCCAGCACCGCGTCGCTGACCAGGTCGTCCACCAGCACCACGGTGGCGGCCTGCAGGGCCTTGACGGCCATGAAGGTGAGCAGATCCGGGTCGCCCGGGCCGGCGCCTACCAGCGCGACCCGGCCGAGGCGCTTGGGCGGCACGGCGGGGGCGCTGGGCGGGTCTTGGGTCGCATCGCTCATGCGGTCAGCGGGCCCAGCAGAGATGGGTCGCCCGCCGCTTCGATGGCCTTGCAGGCGCGCACGATGTGGTCGGTCTGGATGACGATGGGCTCGGGAATGGGCACCAGCCCTTCCAGCACGCCGCGCATGTAGGTGGCGGTGGTGATCGGGTCGATCAGCCGCGGCAGCGAGGGCAGGCTGGCCAGCGGGCCGCTGCGCCCTTCGTCCACCAGGCGCACCTGGCCGTTGATGTACACGTCCATGCGTGGGGTGCGGCGCGGGTCGGCCACGGGCTCGCCCTCGGTGCCGCGCAGCAGCATGGCGTTGCTGCCCATCAGCTCGAACGTGGCGGCCATGGATTCGAAGTATTCGGGGTGCGTGTAGCTGCCCACCACCAGCGCCGTGCCGGCCACGGGGTTCATCAGCTTGACCAGGCTGTGCCCGCTGTTGCGCAGGCCGATCGTGCGGCGCACGTCCAGCAGTTGCTTGAGGCCGGGCAGCAGCTCGCGCGTGTCCACGTAGTGCAGGCGCCCGGATTCGATGACGCTGTCGGGGCGCTGCGGCGTGATGCCGATCACCGACAGCGCTTCCAGCGAGGTGACGCGCGCGTCCTCGGTGGGGGTGCCGTGGATCAGCACCGGCAGGCCCTTGCGCGCCAGCATCATGCCAAGCAGCGGGGTGAGCACCGGCAGCTTGCGCGCGCCGTTGTAGCTGGGCAGCACGACCACGGGGCGGTCGCTGGCGGGCACGTGCTTCATGCGGGCGGCCACGGCGTCGAGGAAGCCGGCCATCTCTTGCGGCGTTTCGCCCTTGACGCGCATGGCGATGCAGAAGGCGCCGATTTCCAGATCGGTGCAAAAGCCGTCCAGAACCTGGCCCAGCAAGTCGGCGGCCTGTTCGCGCGTGAGGGCGCGCGCGCCATCGCGGCCGCGGCCGATCACTTTCAGGTAGGGGCTGATTCCCATGGGGTATTGTGGTTCAGTGCTTGGCCGCAGCCAAAGTGAGTGTCAAATTCTGACCTGTACTTGCAGATATGCAAGTATCAAGCCTGACACACCTTGTCACATGGCGGCATCCACAGCGAGCGATGGCTTACAAACCCAGGCTTTTGAGCAGCCGGGGGATTTGCGCTGCCTGCGGCAGCACGGGCCCGGCAAAGCGCACGCCGCCGTCGGCCGCGCCAATCACCAGGGTGGGGAAGGTTTCCACGTCCAGATCGCCCACAGCAGCGGATTCATCCTCGACGTCCACCCAGCGGAAGACCAGCCCGGGGTGGGCCTGGGCCGCCTGCTGAAAGCCGGTGGCGAATTCGCGGCAGGTGCCGCACCACTGGGCGCACAGGCAGATGACGGCCCCCGCCGCTCCCGCGGGCGCGGCCGCGCCATTCAGCGTGTCGGACAGCAGGGCCAGCAGGTCAGGGTCGGTCAGGGAATGGCTCATTAACAGGCGATTGTCACACCGCCGGGCTTGCCGCGCAGGGGAGCGCAGGCCAGGGTGCAGGTGGCTGCCACGGCCCGCAGATCACAACGGCGCCATGCCGCAGGCCAGCTTGGCTGGGGCGGCGGGTGCAGACGCCAGAAACGCCAGCAGCGCGCGCACGGCGTCCGGCTGGCGCGACGTGGCCGCCACGCCGCCTGAGAACACGGTGGTGATCTGAACCGCATCCGGCAGCGGGCCCAGCACGTCGATGCCCGGCAAGTCCATCAGCTCGCTCAGCTGCTGAAAGCCCAGCGACACCTCGCCCTGGGCGATCAGCTGGCCCACGGGCGTGCCCGGTGGCGGGGTGACCAGCTTGGCGGTCACCTCGTCCGCCAGGCCCCAGCGGGCAAACAGCTGGGCCAGCGCCACGCCGCTCGGACCTGTTGAATAGCCGATGGTGCGCGCGGCCTGCACCGCCTGGCGCACGGCGGCTTCGGTGCCGATGTCCGGGTGCGGCGCGCCCGCCGGCACGGCCACCGCCACGCCAGAGCGCACCCAGTCGACGCGGCTGCCCGGCAGCACGTGGCCGCTGGCGATCAGTCTGTCGATCGCGTCGCTGGCCAGCAGCACGCCGTCCAGCGCCTCGCCCGCCTGCACGCGCTTGGCCGCATCCACGCCGCCCACCGATTCCGGCGTGACGGGTACGCCGGGGTGCGCCTGCCGGTACTGGCCCAGCAACTCGCCCAGCAGCTTCTGGGTGGCCTTGGATGAGATAAGCGCGAGAGATTCGGCGGTCATGAGGGGCAGAGAGAATTGGTGATAAAAAATGGCTCTGGTGCAGGTGCATCCAGCGCTGGCAGCTATGTTAAACGTAGCGGACGGGTGGGGGCCGCACGTCGCAACGCCGGGCCGCGCAGCGCCCATTGTGCGACGGCGCAGTCGCCGCTGCCTTCGCGCATTCGCTGCTCAGGGTGGCGGGCGCGGCCTGCAAACCGCCGCCGCGCAGGTGGCGCTGGGCG
This genomic interval from Ottowia oryzae contains the following:
- the cobA gene encoding uroporphyrinogen-III C-methyltransferase, whose product is MSDATQDPPSAPAVPPKRLGRVALVGAGPGDPDLLTFMAVKALQAATVVLVDDLVSDAVLALVPPSARITYVGKRGGCRSTPQPAIERLMIDAALAGESVVRLKGGDPFIFGRGGEEVESLRAAGIEPEVVNGITAGLAAMTSLGAPLTHREYAQGVVFVTGHPQKNGPGIDWPQLAAAAQALHLTLVIYMGIRNAEHIQHGLLHGLPASTPVAVIERASLPTQRQCLTTLGALVHALHEHGLGSPAVVVVGDVVRGVRAALREGSASAG
- the ybiB gene encoding DNA-binding protein YbiB; this encodes MGISPYLKVIGRGRDGARALTREQAADLLGQVLDGFCTDLEIGAFCIAMRVKGETPQEMAGFLDAVAARMKHVPASDRPVVVLPSYNGARKLPVLTPLLGMMLARKGLPVLIHGTPTEDARVTSLEALSVIGITPQRPDSVIESGRLHYVDTRELLPGLKQLLDVRRTIGLRNSGHSLVKLMNPVAGTALVVGSYTHPEYFESMAATFELMGSNAMLLRGTEGEPVADPRRTPRMDVYINGQVRLVDEGRSGPLASLPSLPRLIDPITTATYMRGVLEGLVPIPEPIVIQTDHIVRACKAIEAAGDPSLLGPLTA
- a CDS encoding thioredoxin family protein is translated as MSHSLTDPDLLALLSDTLNGAAAPAGAAGAVICLCAQWCGTCREFATGFQQAAQAHPGLVFRWVDVEDESAAVGDLDVETFPTLVIGAADGGVRFAGPVLPQAAQIPRLLKSLGL
- a CDS encoding extracellular solute-binding protein, with the translated sequence MTAESLALISSKATQKLLGELLGQYRQAHPGVPVTPESVGGVDAAKRVQAGEALDGVLLASDAIDRLIASGHVLPGSRVDWVRSGVAVAVPAGAPHPDIGTEAAVRQAVQAARTIGYSTGPSGVALAQLFARWGLADEVTAKLVTPPPGTPVGQLIAQGEVSLGFQQLSELMDLPGIDVLGPLPDAVQITTVFSGGVAATSRQPDAVRALLAFLASAPAAPAKLACGMAPL